A stretch of Phragmites australis chromosome 12, lpPhrAust1.1, whole genome shotgun sequence DNA encodes these proteins:
- the LOC133886423 gene encoding probable protein S-acyltransferase 6: MMKGRTLFKSPLPRSHLSDASSAASASAAVATHRLYQVWRGKNRFLCGGRIIFGPDASSIVLTVALIMTPLALFVAFVSFRLAELIGKPFGPAVPATAMAVGVFDVVVLVLTSGRDPGIIPRNARPPDPEDYAGTDSSASPAAASGGGGRGASWPLPPTRDVYMNGMVVKVKYCHTCMLYRPPRCSHCSVCNNCVERFDHHCPWVGQCIGKRNYRFFFMFISSTTFLCLYVFGFCWVNLYLITRQYDCSFGRAVAESPVSGFLIVYTFVTAWFVGGLTAFHSYLVCTNQTTYENFRYRYEGKGNPFNRGAAANIAEIFLSPIPPSRNDFRAKVSLADPDAAALYYSLGPLSSESRVSFYTRDSLSFDMAKASFDLDYSAKRPSVASSDFGEIYGQGHGALDRCATQQQQQPRHSIFGGPGRESRKVDDEADGVQAELGAVMQYGAAAGRPHGREFEAV; this comes from the exons ATGATGAAGGGGAGGACGCTGTTCAAGAGCCCTCTCCCCCGCAGCCACCTCTCCGACGCCTCCAGCGCCGCATCGGCATCGGCCGCCGTCGCCACTCACCGCCTCTACCAAGTCTGGAGAGGAAAAAAT AGATTCCTCTGCGGCGGTCGGATCATCTTCGGGCCGGATGCCAGCTCCATCGTGCTCACGGTGGCGCTCATCATGACGCCGCTCGCGCTCTTCGTCGCCTTCGTCTCCTTCCGGCTCGCAGAGCTCATCGGGAAGCCGTTCGGTCCCGCCGTCCCGGCGACGGCCATGGCCGTCGGCGTATTC GACGTCGTGGTGCTGGTGCTGACGTCAGGCCGGGACCCCGGGATCATCCCGCGGAACGCGCGGCCGCCGGATCCCGAAGACTACGCCGGGACGGACAGCTCGGCGTCCCCCGCGGcggccagcggcggcggaggcaggGGAGCGTcgtggccgctgccgccgacgCGCGACGTGTACATGAACGGCATGGTGGTGAAGGTGAAGTATTGCCACACGTGCATGCTGTATCGGCCGCCTCGCTGCTCGCACTGCTCCGTCTGCAACAACTGCGTGGAGCGCTTTGACCACCACTGCCCCTGGGTCGGCCAGTGCATCGGCAAGAGGAACTACCGGTTCTTTTTCATGTTCATCTCGTCGACGACGTTCCTGTGCCTGTACGTGTTCGGCTTCTGCTGGGTGAACCTGTACCTCATCACCCGGCAGTACGACTGCAGCTTCGGCCGCGCCGTGGCCGAGTCGCCGGTGTCGGGTTTCCTCATCGTCTACACCTTCGTCACCGCCTGGTTCGTCGGCGGGCTCACTGCGTTCCACTCCTACCTCGTCTGCACCAACCAGACCACGTACGAGAACTTCCGGTACCGGTATGAGGGGAAAGGCAACCCCTTCAaccgcggcgccgccgccaacATCGCCGAGATCTTCCTGTCGCCGATCCCGCCGTCGAGGAACGACTTCCGGGCGAAGGTCTCCCTCGCGGACCCGGACGCCGCGGCGCTCTACTACTCGCTCGGCCCGCTGTCGTCGGAGTCCAGGGTGAGCTTCTACACGAGGGACAGCCTCAGCTTTGACATGGCCAAGGCCAGCTTCGACCTCGACTACTCCGCCAAGCGCCCCAGCGTCGCGTCCTCCGACTTCGGCGAAATCTACGGCCAGGGCCACGGCGCGCTCGACCGGTGCGccacgcagcagcagcagcaaccgcGGCACTCCATCTTCGGCGGCCCCGGCAGGGAGAGCAGAAAGGTGGACGACGAAGCGGACGGGGTCCAGGCGGAGCTCGGGGCGGTGATGCAGtatggcgccgccgccggccggccgcACGGGAGGGAGTTCGAGGCGGTGTGA
- the LOC133887163 gene encoding leucine-rich repeat extensin-like protein 5, producing the protein MSSASHAGAGGRRITIRSISCRGVRSFVPFQKPPLYAAVSLGGRREETPPDPNGGENPDWDGAVLAFDIDGDGQAQLLQIEVKAQVPFLGNKLVGTAGVPVAGLAAGGRGGDGASLRHVSYQVSAPDGKPNGTLSFAYAISGAAGGVRPQPQIYPVPDGAQPEQNPSLFCAPPPSAAYPAPATANFAPHSGGYPLPPPPVSASLYPPLQDLFPSNSYPSPPPHPMRTNPHFAAPNSSSYPPPAAPVTTYPPAPASCTACPAPPAQYITSYPPPPPTNYPPPPPSGYPPPAFNLAPPTSTYPPPPPSGYPPPASNLAPPTSTYPPPPPPDSGSTYPVLPSTVDRALPYYPPPPDAAITYPPPPGGSYYPLLGTQHPELDGAPPPGTRYS; encoded by the coding sequence ATGTCGTCGGCCTCacacgccggcgccggcggccggcgcATCACCATCAGGTCCATCTCCTGCCGCGGCGTCAGGTCCTTCGTCCCGTTCCAGAAGCCACCGCTCTACGCCGCGGTATCCCTCGGCGGCCGCAGGGAGGAGACGCCACCTGATCCCAACGGCGGCGAGAACCCAGACTGGGACGGCGCGGTGCTCGCGTTTGACATCGACGGAGATGGGCAGGCGCAGCTGTTGCAGATCGAGGTGAAGGCGCAGGTGCCGTTCCTCGGCAACAAgctcgtcggcacggccggcgTGCCAGTCGCGGGCCTGGCGGccggaggacgaggaggcgacggcgCATCGCTGCGGCACGTCAGTTACCAGGTGAGCGCCCCCGATGGCAAGCCCAACGGTACGCTCAGCTTCGCCTACGCCATCAGCGGAGCCGCCGGTGGCGTGCGTCCGCAGCCGCAGATCTACCCGGTGCCCGACGGCGCGCAGCCGGAGCAAAATCCAAGCCTTTTCTGCGCGCCTCCTCCGAGCGCGGCGTATCCAGCTCCAGCGACGGCAAATTTTGCGCCGCACAGCGGCGGCTACccgctgccgccaccgccagtgTCCGCTTCTCTCTACCCGCCGTTGCAAGACTTGTTTCCTTCGAACAGCTacccttcgccgccgccgcaccctATGAGGACGAATCCACACTTTGCGGCGCCAAACAGCAGCAGCTACCCACCGCCGGCGGCGCCTGTCACAACATACCCACCCGCACCGGCCTCATGCACAGCTTGTCCGGCGCCTCCGGCACAGTACATCACCAGCTacccgcctccaccgccgaccaactacccgccgccaccgccgagcGGCTACCCACCACCGGCGTTCAATTTGGCCCCTCCGACCAGCACCtacccgccgccaccgccgagcGGCTACCCACCACCGGCGTCCAATTTGGCCCCTCCGACCAGCAcctacccgccgccgccgccgccggactcAGGCTCGACGTACCCAGTACTACCGAGCACAGTAGACCGTGCACTGCCGTactacccgccgccgccggacgcGGCTATCACCTACCCGCCGCCTCCCGGCGGCTCGTACTACCCTCTGCTGGGGACACAGCACCCCGAGCTCGACGGCGCTCCGCCGCCCGGGACTCGATACTCCTAG